The Kluyvera intermedia genome includes the window TACCAGGCGTTATCCGTAAACTGAAGTGTGAAGTCCAACTGCATGTTAATTTCCTTATAACGATAATGATAGTTAGGGTATCGAGTGACAACCAACTGGCTGATTTCAAAGATATTGGTTGGATGCCAAATAGATAGTTCGTCTGGATTGATTTCAGCGCTTTTGTTATAGGGGGAATTAAATATATAGGCACATCTATTTTGAATTGCTGATGTTTATTTATGTAAGTGATAGAGCGCGAAATAAAAATGATGTGTTTTTGCAGCGTCAGTTATTGGGAACAATTATGGTGTGAGTGAGGTAATTCGAAGCTGTGATGGTGGTGAAGGGTGAAAAGGGGGGCTGTGGCCAGATTTTTTGAGACAGTAAAAAGCAAAAAGCCCGCTTAGTTTCCTAAGCAGGCTTCTTAAATATGGCTCCTCTGACTGGACTCGAACCAGTGACATACGGATTAACAGTCCGCCGTTCTACCGACTGAACTACAGAGGAATCGTGTGAACGAGGCGAATACTACTGGTACACGATAATTGTGTCAACACTAAATTTAACTTGCTGATTCAATTGGCTGGATTTAGCGCAAGCTGTTGTTTTAGTGTACTACCGAGGATTTTTCATCGTGTCTATTATTATCCCGTAACCGCTGAAGGGGATCCTGCTGGTAGAAACTACAGAAACGTTGCCACAGCGCCGGGAAGCGCGGGGCGAAAAGTTCTGGGGCGCTGAAAAAATACTCAGAGAGCACGGCAAAACATTCGGCCGGGTCGGTCGCCGCGTAGGCATCAATACTGGCGGCGTTTTCGCCGACTAAATCAATTTCGTCCTGAATGTTATTCATCGCCGCATGCAGGTCATGTTCCCATCCGGCGACTTCGCGCAGGGGAATAAAAGGTACGCCACTAGCACGATCGCCGTTGCGGGTATCAAGCTTATGTGCCACTTCATGAATGACCAGGTTAAAGCCAGAAGCATCAAACGAATCCTGAATGTCTAACCAGTTCAGAACAATTGGCCCTTGCTGCCAGCTTTGTCCGGACTGTACTACGCGCTGATTGTGTACTAGGCCGATATCATCCTCCCATTCGTCATCCACAACAAACGGCGCCGGGTAGATCAACACTTCATGGAAACCGTCGAGCCAGTCTAACCCCAGTTCCATGATTGGCAGGCAAAATAGCAGCGCAATTCGCGCTTCGGTAACCGGTTCAACGACTAAGCCTTGCAAGAATACCAACCGCTTTTGCTGCAAAAAACGTTCGCCAAGCTGCACCAGCTTAGCCTGCTCGTCGTGGGTTAAATTCGCCAATAGGGGGATCGCCAGGGCCTGAGCCCACGGTAACTCGGCTTTATCGGTAGTATCACTTGCTTTCCAGGGCCATTTAATCATCATTTTGCTCGCAAACTCGTCACTTGAACGCAATTGAATAGACTGGTTCTGTTAAAATGCCAAATAACGCGGCATGATGCCAACTATCAAAACGGAGAGATGCCGGAGCGGCTGAACGGACTAGTCTCGAAAACTAGAGTAGGGGCAACTCTACCGGGGGTTCAAATCCCCCTCTCTCCGCCACTTTCAACAACTTACATTCCCAATTCTCGTTGGCTTTCCCTATCGAAACGTTTGTAGAATATTTTCGTAACCGTATCCCGTCACTTCATTCTGTCGCCAACTGTGATATTGAACACAGGAATATTCCCGATGTGCAGTTTCTGCTCGCAAGGAGACCTGGATCACGCGTCGAATCGGTAGCCAACAGGAATGCTGTTGCTGGCGTCAACCATCAATATCACCTGATGGGCTTCAATCGCTGAAAAAAACGTGTATGCCAGCCTGATCGTGTCATTGGAAAAGAAAATATTATTTTCAGATGGATTCAAATCGAGTTATTTGTCCAAATTTAAATAACTTAGCGATTATCAATTTAACGCTTATATCTTACTGTAGAACCATTGTTTTTATTATTTCTACTAACGGTTCGACGATAGGATTAACATGAAAAAAACGCTTATTACATTAATCATTGTGAATGCTTTTACTGCGACTACCGCTTTTGCTGCTGCGGATGTTGGCAGTTGGTATGCAGGATCTAAATTTGGTTGGACACATTATTCTGATGCCAATACTCGACAGCATACAAATTTAGACCGTGATA containing:
- the mtfA gene encoding DgsA anti-repressor MtfA, with protein sequence MMIKWPWKASDTTDKAELPWAQALAIPLLANLTHDEQAKLVQLGERFLQQKRLVFLQGLVVEPVTEARIALLFCLPIMELGLDWLDGFHEVLIYPAPFVVDDEWEDDIGLVHNQRVVQSGQSWQQGPIVLNWLDIQDSFDASGFNLVIHEVAHKLDTRNGDRASGVPFIPLREVAGWEHDLHAAMNNIQDEIDLVGENAASIDAYAATDPAECFAVLSEYFFSAPELFAPRFPALWQRFCSFYQQDPLQRLRDNNRHDEKSSVVH